TCCTATTTGGTCAATTTATCTCCTTACTTGTTTAACTTAGGTCTCAATGTGACTATTGAGTACGTCCAAAGGACTATAACTTATGTTTTTTCTGgatgttataattttaattgagaaaTCAAGGAAAATAGTTAACCATCAACTTGAACTTTGGACACCGATTTTggatacaaaatatttttaattaaagtaggAGTAATATATAGTATATGTATGTTGCCATGTTAGCAAAAGACAAAAGGAATGTAACTTGAAAGTAAAACAGGGAGAAAATTTCTTTCCACgagtttttttagtttaaatgttTGGAAtcaatattacaaaataatatgaaaattaatgagAATGTCAAAACATCAAATGTTATTTGTAATTGTAAAGTAGTTACTAAACTTAAAGGAAATTTTTATGATATTGTTATATGTTGATTATGTTCTATGATAGTAAATGTTTAGACTTTAAAAGAATAAACAGAAAAATGGTGTGTGTATTAGGCAGATTTTACAACATAAACCATAATAGAGCAGAGTTGGCATACGAATGGGGGAATGATCTTTGTTATAATTTGTGTCCTTTAGTGCTTACATGGCGAAGGTCTTCCTAAACAAATATTTCTTAGTTGATTTTATCAATCTATATCACgtgaaaaatgatttaaataaggAGACCCAATTGTTAACGAACCATATAATATAagttctaattaaaaatattaaatagaaatttaaaGTCTAATTAAGTCTTCTAAGAAACAGTTTTTAGGGCTGATTCCTCCTACATGCAGTTACAGAAAATAAGGTCGACAACCAACAAtgaactgttcaagaaaaatgcATCCACTAATATGAATCTGTCAAATGTTATATTTGTCCTGTACTTGATTGAATTGATATTGTGGAAGAATGTAGGAAGAATTGGCTCAATAGTAAAGgagacttaaaataaattttttgagaatttttcattttaaaagaaagaataatatGTTGGGTCTTTTAGTTGATATATATgacttttttgtttaataaaaactaaaaaaaaattattttttgttggagGCCTAAAGCTTcaactttaattgttttattcttCGGTCAACGTGAGAGAATGCAAGCCAACTTGGAAAATCAAGCAAagattttctttccttcttctagCATAGTCTTTGTCaatatctcttaaaaaaatttactcacTTCAAATACTATTTCTTGGGTGCGCACACATTTACCTGCTATTTTCTTCTACTACGTTAACTATATCACTAAACATTTTGAGCACTTCAACCATGAGGGTTTTCTCGTTCCCTTAATATCCATAGCAAGTGTTTTCTCTTGTTTTTCCCTGGCTTCTTCCACTAATTAGACTGCCATAATACTCAAACCCAAAGTTGTAGTTTGTAGGACCAAATACGACTATATAAAGTGCTGCTTCCCCTACAATTGAGTCTTTATGTGTATTAGGTGATATTAGTCATGTAGTTGATGTGATACTCTCTATTTTGACatgcatataattaaaaaaaatatataaaaatatgaaattttattaaatcaattttatttaaatcgtTTAAACAAATTCACGTGAGTAAAACGGTCACATTCGTTTCACTGTcaccaaataaaatttattaaaaacatttcTGACTCAAAACAAAGTCgttcaagtttacaaaagaattcaagttAAGCAacggaataaaataaagtaaaatgcaTGTTTGGAAcatcatgaaattaaaatagaaacatatgtctcaatgtcacatcctatcagaacaTTGTGTCCTAGCGCTCTCTAGCACAAGATTCTTTAAAGTCATTCGTCTAGTCATCTGTTCCCACGAATACaaggtttgagatcatcacaagatccaaacacaaacaacacataagaagtgagttatcatatttataaataaaatacaaataaacaaaggcataagcaaaatacattatagaaatatttataacataactcaACTTAATATAATCGacgtcacttcaccactttattatttaaaattcatttttcaattactaatcacattacacataaatcacatatttgaGTCAAGACATAACGACACTCactaatttcataataaacaattcacaagcattatgcaacaattataataaaacttaagcctatatgcaatgtggtaccatgtcattGAAAAACCACACTAgaacgcttaggagtacatgataAGACAGGccacagaatgggtatgtcaggtcactctcattaAGTAAACTCATAAGGTGATCAGTCAGGGTCACTTTGTTTTGTAagaatgctccaatcatatgagatcaacataagcttaaaggagcactcaaaccaagTGTCTTTACcctcaaggcctagactccgaagaatccgttagAGTCTCACATtcctgatttaggtccaacccctaaaataacttttgcatgcagacactgctcatgaattatacaataaccacGATCTCACACTtgttttcaaacacgtttaacacattgtgctacaatttaacactttaggttTCTAACTTGAAACCCtacattttccttttaacacttcgcgcataaaaacttttctcaaggtaaacatcagtcgaattattgtataattcacaactcacaacaaAAGTATTATCACATCAACtattaactacacacttattcacaaccatatcACATGTCCACAATTTAATGTCTCACAactcatcacatattcaatttattacttacacacaatttcaatcaaaatttcatgatctcaatataacaatttatcatgctAATATAGTAAATCttttcaaaaacacaaaaaaaaaagtatacaaaaatgtttctcacaacatgaGAAGTAAAATCCCTCAAAGAATTTCACATCATCATATCAGaatcaaaggaatcaaaatcataggtcaaaaataCGAAAACACCAAGAACACTCAATTTATTAACTAATTCGCATCATGACATCAATTGGtccatcaaacacaacaatcttGTAATTATAATCGTAACGAAAGAATTACAAtgtaataaacatcccaaaataaacctcaatttaatcctctaaggatccctatacatgttcattctaaccccaattgtgataaattcatcccttacctctaagcaggctcacgtgtgtagtctGGCAGTGATAGAGGCATCTCTAGTGGTTTTCTAATATTCCTCAAGcttgtttttcctctagttGTTCTGTTAGGATtttcaagcgttagagagaagaagaagagattgGAGCCTCTATGTCACTGTTACCTTACAAGGGATATTTTTCTCACCataaacattattttgcaaatcccaacaAAGGAGATGTCCGTACATAAGTTCGAAACCTGGTGCTCGAATTTCACGACGATTCAATGGTTAACAAGTCCAAGATTGTATTTTTACTGTGACAGATTTGAGTGTatacaagaaaaagagagctcCATGCGAGGAATATTTCTCTCACAGTagacattatttcataaatCCCAATGgtaaaaatatgcaaaaatgagtttcaaacctgcttttaaaatttcatgacGACTCAACGGTTAACGTGTCCGGGATTATATTTTCACTGGAACAAGTTTGAGTGTATGcgggaaaagagagggttttggaagaggaaaaaaggaaaacaaatttaAGAGGAAGAGAGAGCGTAAAAATTTAtcgtaaatgtaaaaaatgacctaatatatctctatttataactagggtACTCTCAATCTAttatttactcattttttattttattattttataaaaaagaattttattttacttcctatcaaattaataaataaaacattcttCCTATTTTCTAAGatcacatatttattttatttaccttaaaatcatcattttaattaataaaattatttcttcttatttatttaattacaaaaatcttattatttttttaaaattttatttatttttaaataaaatcttttttaatttattttataaaaaatgagacGTTAcattgaattataaaataaatagccAACAATAAATAGCCAACTTGCTTTTGCATTGACTAAGGAAGTCAAGtcatcaataaatataatttccaGTTGGCAATATTCTCAAAGTTGGTCTATATTTAAATCCTAATATGTTACGGATTTGTCTGCACAATTCATTTTATAGCTGTGGCCTTTTTCTCCACATAGTGAAAGATCCATTGTATGCATAATTGAATATATTAGCCCTTCATCAAACCAAGCCACTCACCATCGGGTTTTTGTTGACCTTCCCATACATAACCTTGGCACTATCATCATGGAGATCAATGGAGAGGGTGCATCCCCACACAGCATAAATTCTATCAAGTTCAAGGTACCTGAGAAACAGCCTTATAGAACTTGGTACCACTTTCAACCCCCACAAAATTGGATGAACGGTATTAGTATTACCCTCTGCACTCTTTTGTCAATTTACTTTTAACATGCTTGTGTCTATTTCAGTGCTCGTGTCTAATTCTTTTCTCTTGGTCATTTGACATGTTTTGTTGACAAAAATTGGAAATGGTTGACTACATTATGCAGATCCAAATGGTATGTCATGATTTTCTCAGACTTTCAGTTATTTATTTACCTATTGTCCACAACATCATAGCATGTCTAGAGTGGGGAAAAAAATGTCCTATTCCTCTACGTTTCACATGAAATCTGCTCTTACACTAGACACTACCCCTGCTTCATTTGTCAACTCTTAATTCAGTAAAATAATTgaaggacaaaacttagataaaGTTTCATAGTTGTTTTTGGTGTTGTTCTCTaatcaaaattagagttttatCTTGGAAATCTATGTGGACCTTCAATGCAAACTTATATTATGCAAATTCAATGCAAACTTATATTATGCAAATTATCGAAGCGAAACTCCAATTCTGATTaaaaaacaacatcaaaagCATCCAAGGAACTACATCTAAGTTTTGTCTATTATTGAAGTGACATCCCAAAGTGACTAtgatcaaatcatttcaaatgaCAAGTGTTGATTTATCTGCTGCAGCACCTATGTACTACAAAGGAGTTTACCACTTTTTCTACCAACATAACCCCTATGCACCAACCTTTGGCGAGAAAATGGTGTGGGCTCACTCTGTGTCCTATGATCTCATCAATTGGATTCATCTGAATCATGCCATTGAACCAAGTGATTCCTATGACATCAACAGCTGCTGGTCAGGCTCAGCCACAATACTCCCAGGTGAAGAAGAACAACCTGTTATTTTGTACACAGGAATTGATAACAATAAATATCAAGTTCAGAACATGGCTATGCCAAAGGATCTATCAGACCCTTTCTTAAGGGAATGGGTGAAACACCCTCAGAACCCTGCCATGACACCACCAAGTGGTGTTGAAGTGAATAACTTCAGAGACCCTTCAACTGCTTGGCagggaaaggatggaaaatggaGGGTAGTCATTGGTGCTCAAAATGGGGATGAAGGGAAGACAATTCTCTACCAAAGTGAGGATTTTGTTAATTGGAGAGTGGAATTGAACCCTTTTTTTGCAACAGATAACACTGGAGTTTGTGAGTGTCCAGATTTTTTTCCTGTGTCCATCAATAGCACAAATGGGGTGGATGCATCTGTCCAAAGTCAAAGTGTTAGACATGTCTTGAAGATAAGCTATCTACGTAGACATCAGGACTATTATTTTCTTGGTAAATATGTCTATGATGAGGGGAACTTTGTTCCTGATGTTAAATTCACTGGAACTAGTTCGGACTTAAGGCTTGACTATGGTAAGTTTTATGCTTCAAAGTCATTTTTTGACCATGCTAAGAACAGGAGGATATTGTGGGGGTGGGTGAACGAGTGTGACACTAGACAAAATGACATTGAGAAAGGATGGGCTGGTCTACAGGTATTTATATATGAGTTTAATGCCTATGTAGTACTAacagtgtaaaataattttatactatcatttaattatcaattaacatttgaattgctttaaaatagttttatactataattattttaaaaattaacaaacttatcatCATACATGATGAAATGTGATTGGATGACTCTGTAAAACTTTTTACCGAGTCAGTGTATAACCCTTTtggttaaatattattttagggcTATATATTCATAGATTAGAAGTTCATATGTTGTTGGATGATGAATGATCTTGGCTATGTACTATGCAGTGTATTCCAAGGCAAGTTTGGCTTGATGAAAGTGGGAAGCAGTTGATGCAGTGGCCAATTgaagaaatagaaaaactaCGCGACAAACAAATTAGCATATTGGGGGAGAAACTGGTTGGTGGATCAATTATTGAAGTCTCAGGTATCACTGCATCACAGGTAAGTAAAATGGTTCTGTAatttgtcaaatttttttaaatacaacatGAATGATGGTTTTTCTTTAAAACTCGACTTTTTTAAGGCCGATGTAGAAGTGTTGTTTGAGCTACCCGAACTAGAGAATGTGGAGTGGCTAGATGAAAGTGAAGTTGATCCCCACTTGCTGTGTAGTGAAGAGTATGCAACAAGAAGTGGCACAATAGGGCCATTTGGTTTGTTAGCTTTAGCTTCTGAGGACCAAACAGAACACACTGCAGTGTTCTTCAGAATATATAGAGCTTCCAATAGATATATATGCTTCATGTGCAGTGACCAAAGCAGGTAATTCTGATATAATTATCTCAATTTAACTTGTAAATTATGGtgcatatattttacttttattaagaTTAAACCTCAACTAGAGATGTATGATTGAGTAGAGACTTTGAGTATATGAGACATGTGTACACTTTACAGGTCTTCATTGCGGCAGGACCTTGATAAAACCACATATGGAACAATCTTTGACATTGACCCTAATGTCAAAACGATTTCACTTAGAAGTTTGGTATGTTTATtgctaataataaatattatcctACTTGTTGCATCATATCTTAGAATGTGaatttatacttaattttaattgacgtggaacttgattttttttttttccaatatcaTGCTTGCTAGTTTGATATATATAGGTTCATATATTATGCAGATTGACCGCTCAATTATTGAGAGTTTTGGGGAGAAAGGGAGAATTTGTATTACCAGTAGAGTTTATCCCTCGATGTCTATAGACAAAAATGCACATCTTTATGTGTTCAACAATGGAAGCCAGAGTGTGGTGATCTCTGAACTGAATGCTTGGAGCATGAAGCAAGCAGAATTTGGCCAAGAAGAAAGCATAAATAAGCAGTAGCTAAGTTGGATTATCCTGTAACATTTTATCTTAGATACTTTAATATTGTATGTGATATTCTCTGTGATTGTTTCATATGGAGAATAATTTGAGCAACTTGAACTTTTACAACTTAATTTTCACATCTACTTTATACTAACCTCTTTTCACTAATCCACTTCAAACGCATAGGCTCCTCTTAACTAGGGGTCGTGACATTTTAAGAGCCATTAGCAATaccatatatatagagagaggagTGGATCAAATTTCGTATTTGATATTAAATTCAAAGTAGATTGAATCCAATCCAAACAAATTTAtagatgtttatatttttattctttatatatatttgtaaaattatcaCAACCTGTAAAATAATAgacttattttaaagttaattacTTAAGATGAAAAAATCACACGCTAATTGATTCCTCAGTATTAGTTTgatcatgaaataaaaaagaatgttaaaaaaacaaaaaaaaaattgatgcattatattttagatatagtttattattttatagtatttttagaatattttataacataaactACCCTCAAACTGCAAAACTGAATCCAGTTTCTGACGTGTCGGATGAGGCAAATTGCCCCATTGGGGTATTTTTACAAACTATTTTTCTGAATGGGGTTGTTTGTAAAGATTTTCTAATGGGGGACTGTTTTGTACGAGGAAAATGCCACCATTCATGACGAGATGCTGGTGGAAGGGGACTCGCCATTTCTTTTGGCGATTTGGCATGTCTATGTCGCCACTAGGTCTAGCGATTTGGCTTTGACGTGAAGAAGACGTAGACTTGTGTGCAGAAGAAATATgttgaaaatattgtttttctaaGAAAGaaatacacttaaaaaaatgtcattttatttaattgctaCAAAAAAGGAAACATTAGAGGAAATACGCTTAAAAAAAgcgtcattttatttaattgctataaaaaaggaaacattggaaatatactttttttaagaaggaaatacgcttaaaaatgtcattttatttaatttctataaaaaaaaggaaacattggaaatatgctttttttaagaaggaaatacgcttaaaaaatgtcattttatttaattgctataaaaaaggaaacattggaaatacgttttttttaagaaggaaatacgcttaaataaaatgatgcacttttaagaaggaaatacgcatcattttatttaagcgtatttccttcttaaaaaagcatattttcaatgtttacttttttatagtaattaaataaaatgatgctTTTTTTAAGCGTATTTttaatgtttccttttttatagcaattaaataaaatgacatttttaagcgtatttccttcttaaaaaaagcatatttccaatgtttccttttttatagcaattaaataaaatgacgcTTTTTTTAAGCGTATTTCCTCCTTAAAAAAGCGTATTtccaatgttttcttttttatagcaattaaataaaataatatttttttaagcgtatttccttcttaaaaaaagcatatttttaatgtttccttttttatagcaatcaaataaaatgacattttttaagcgtatttctttcttaaaaaaattcgtATTTCCAACATATCTCTTTTGCACACAAGCCTGCGTCTTCTTCACGTCAAAGCCAAATCGCCAGACCTAGTAATAACATAGACATGCCAAATCGCCAGAAGGAATGGCGAATCCCCTCCCACCTGCATCTCGCCATGCATGCTGGCGATATGCATGCATGGTGGCATTTTCCACGTACAAACCAGTCCCCCATTGAAAAATCTTTACAAACAACCACATTCTGAAAAATAGTTTGTAAAAAGACCCCCAATGAGACAATTTGCCGTCGGATGATCGCACAAGAACATcataatcataaacaaataCACTCGAAGTTCAAAAAGTCACTCCACCCTACAGGATAATAACCTCAACAAATCACAGGTTTTGCATCAAAGGCTTCTCTTACTTCCAATAAGTCGGGGCAaaatctttttgcaagaatttcAACCTGCTCAGCAAATGACTTCCCCCCATGCTCTCCAATATATTGGACCATTTGGTTCCACCACTTCCTACATACATCACCAGGTCTATGCTCAAGCAGATTGTCCCAATCTACCTCCTCCATGCAGCAAGCATTCAAAGTAAATAAAGCATTTACCAGGCGATAGTCATTAGTAGTGAGAAAAATACAAGTTTCACATATCGGCTAAAGATAAAGTACATAAGTGAGGGATAACCCTTACTTCTTGAGCTAATTTTTGAGGTTGAGTTAAGTTTAAATTCAGATTTTAAGATGGTATTAAAGCATATCCCAAGAT
This region of Glycine soja cultivar W05 chromosome 17, ASM419377v2, whole genome shotgun sequence genomic DNA includes:
- the LOC114391961 gene encoding fructan 6-exohydrolase-like isoform X1, with protein sequence MEINGEGASPHSINSIKFKVPEKQPYRTWYHFQPPQNWMNDPNAPMYYKGVYHFFYQHNPYAPTFGEKMVWAHSVSYDLINWIHLNHAIEPSDSYDINSCWSGSATILPGEEEQPVILYTGIDNNKYQVQNMAMPKDLSDPFLREWVKHPQNPAMTPPSGVEVNNFRDPSTAWQGKDGKWRVVIGAQNGDEGKTILYQSEDFVNWRVELNPFFATDNTGVCECPDFFPVSINSTNGVDASVQSQSVRHVLKISYLRRHQDYYFLGKYVYDEGNFVPDVKFTGTSSDLRLDYGKFYASKSFFDHAKNRRILWGWVNECDTRQNDIEKGWAGLQCIPRQVWLDESGKQLMQWPIEEIEKLRDKQISILGEKLVGGSIIEVSGITASQADVEVLFELPELENVEWLDESEVDPHLLCSEEYATRSGTIGPFGLLALASEDQTEHTAVFFRIYRASNRYICFMCSDQSRSSLRQDLDKTTYGTIFDIDPNVKTISLRSLIDRSIIESFGEKGRICITSRVYPSMSIDKNAHLYVFNNGSQSVVISELNAWSMKQAEFGQEESINKQ
- the LOC114391961 gene encoding fructan 6-exohydrolase-like isoform X2; this encodes MEINGEGASPHSINSIKFKVPEKQPYRTWYHFQPPQNWMNDPNAPMYYKGVYHFFYQHNPYAPTFGEKMVWAHSVSYDLINWIHLNHAIEPSDSYDINSCWSGSATILPGEEEQPVILYTGIDNNKYQVQNMAMPKDLSDPFLREWVKHPQNPAMTPPSGVEVNNFRDPSTAWQGKDGKWRVVIGAQNGDEGKTILYQSEDFVNWRVELNPFFATDNTGVCECPDFFPVSINSTNGVDASVQSQSVRHVLKISYLRRHQDYYFLGKYVYDEGNFVPDVKFTGTSSDLRLDYGKFYASKSFFDHAKNRRILWGWVNECDTRQNDIEKGWAGLQCIPRQVWLDESGKQLMQWPIEEIEKLRDKQISILGEKLVGGSIIEVSGITASQADVEVLFELPELENVEWLDESEVDPHLLCSEEYATRSGTIGPFGLLALASEDQTEHTAVFFRIYRASNRYICFMCSDQSRLTAQLLRVLGRKGEFVLPVEFIPRCL